One Ctenopharyngodon idella isolate HZGC_01 chromosome 3, HZGC01, whole genome shotgun sequence genomic window, TGCACTACCCCTTTTATCAAATACACTTATTTTATACATAGCCTATTGTATTATTCTGTATTGCAGAAAAACGCTCCCTGTATTACATTTACACGGCCTTGTCCAAACCTGTCGATCTGCCGGGCATCCATGAATTCACTGCTATGGGTCTGCTagatgacagacagattgaCTATTATAATAGCAAGGAAAAGAGAAAGATTCCCACACAGCACTGGATGAAAGAGAAAATGCAGGAGGATTACTGGGAAAAAGGCACCCAGTCAAGAAAGAGCAAAGAACAGTGGTTTAATGTGAACGTCCACATTCTGATGAACCGTATGAATGACAGTGAATCAGGTGAGGATCAgtgatacattttaaaatgcatatacatGTAATTATCttatattgttattatcatctcacaaacatttttttcatttgttttatgtcCTTTTCAGATGTTCATGTACTTCAGTGGAGACATGGTTGTGAAGTTGAGAGAAATGGAAATAAACTGAACTTTTTCAGAGGCATTGATGAGTACAGCTATGATGGAGATAACTTTCTGTCTTTTGATGATAAGGAGTCTCAGTGGGTTGCCCCTGTTGATGCAGCACTTCCAACCAAGAGGAAATGGGATAATGTGCCCATCCTAAACCAGTACACCAAGGGCTACCTGGAGAAAGAGTGTGTGGACTGGCTCAGCAAATTCAGAGAATATGGAGACGAGGAACTCAGAAATGGCTGTGAGTAAAAGTACAGTATTTGTATTTGTTGATTATCTGCAGCTGTCAGATGGAACTGATTGATAAACTGATTTCTGTGTCCTCAGCTCCTCCAGATGTTTATGTGTCTGCAAAAAAGTCTACCAGTGACAAAACTAAGCTGAAACTCACCTGTCTAGCCACTGGCTTCTACCCCAAAGACGTCATGTTGATCATAAGGAAATATCGAACACCCCTGCCTGATGATGAGGTTGAATCCACAGGAGTCAGACCAAACCATGATGGAACCTTCCAGCTGAGGAAAAGTGTGGACATCAAGGAGGATGAAAAAGCTGAATATGACTGTTATGTGTCCCACAGTACTCTCAAAGGATCAATTATCAAGAAATGGGGTAGGCAaagcaaaaaacatttattcaatcaTTAAAGCAGGGGTTTTTCCTCTGAGAAATCAAGGATGGCAATGCCTacttgaaacaacttaaaagcATGATCTGTAAGTTTTTTAGAGAGCAATTAGTGAAATTATAGGTACATCTCTGTGTTTGTGATTATCATGTCACCTGCAGTGTTTACTGAGAGCTACGGGTCTATGGAAGAAAAATTAGGCCAAGCAGAAACTCTCACAAAGCGAAAACAAACACTTGCGGTCCATGAACGTGTCTCTCATAGGATAGCACACActatctcatgaataattatgaGATACTGATGAGTCATCAGTACACCATAATGTGACAAAAGTCACAACCTGTGACAGTGACACCAGTGTTTCCTATACATTGATTTATTTGTGGTGGCGCAAATAGACCACAAATAGATTTCAGTGCTCCCCATTAACTAGATTGTAGTGgcctgaaaatatatttaaacttctcataataacata contains:
- the LOC127508831 gene encoding zinc-alpha-2-glycoprotein-like isoform X6; amino-acid sequence: MMGSGVATKSFALLCLLFLCGTSPSLQAEKRSLYYIYTALSKPVDLPGIHEFTAMGLLDDRQIDYYNSKEKRKIPTQHWMKEKMQEDYWEKGTQSRKSKEQWFNVNVHILMNRMNDSESDVHVLQWRHGCEVERNGNKLNFFRGIDEYSYDGDNFLSFDDKESQWVAPVDAALPTKRKWDNVPILNQYTKGYLEKECVDWLSKFREYGDEELRNGSPPDVYVSAKKSTSDKTKLKLTCLATGFYPKDVMLIIRKYRTPLPDDEVESTGVRPNHDGTFQLRKSVDIKEDEKAEYDCYVSHSTLKGSIIKKWDGKCKDCNEGSFMVIGIVIGAVAVAAVVLGVCVYLYKTKKMVFLNRSNTNGVPKHINETDKTLLPGNNSNGHVPNGGANGAV
- the LOC127508831 gene encoding zinc-alpha-2-glycoprotein-like isoform X1; amino-acid sequence: MMGSGVATKSFALLCLLFLCGTSPSLQAEKRSLYYIYTALSKPVDLPGIHEFTAMGLLDDRQIDYYNSKEKRKIPTQHWMKEKMQEDYWEKGTQSRKSKEQWFNVNVHILMNRMNDSESDVHVLQWRHGCEVERNGNKLNFFRGIDEYSYDGDNFLSFDDKESQWVAPVDAALPTKRKWDNVPILNQYTKGYLEKECVDWLSKFREYGDEELRNGSPPDVYVSAKKSTSDKTKLKLTCLATGFYPKDVMLIIRKYRTPLPDDEVESTGVRPNHDGTFQLRKSVDIKEDEKAEYDCYVSHSTLKGSIIKKWDGKCKDCNEGSFMVIGIVIGAVAVAAVVLGVCVYLYKTKKMVFLNRSNTNGVPKHINETDKTLLPGFPGGNNSNGHEQKAPNGGINGTI
- the LOC127508831 gene encoding zinc-alpha-2-glycoprotein-like isoform X3; this translates as MGSGVATKSFALLCFLFLCGTSPSLQAEKRSLYYIYTALSKPVDLPGIHEFTAMGLLDDRQIDYYNSKEKRKIPTQHWMKEKMQEDYWEKGTQSRKSKEQWFNVNVHILMNRMNDSESDVHVLQWRHGCEVERNGNKLNFFRGIDEYSYDGDNFLSFDDKESQWVAPVDAALPTKRKWDNVPILNQYTKGYLEKECVDWLSKFREYGDEELRNGSPPDVYVSAKKSTSDKTKLKLTCLATGFYPKDVMLIIRKYRTPLPDDEVESTGVRPNHDGTFQLRKSVDIKEDEKAEYDCYVSHSTLKGSIIKKWDGKCKDCNEGSFMVIGIVIGAVAVAAVVLGVCVYLYKTKKMVFLNRSNTNGVPKHINETDKTLLPGFPGGNNSNGHEQKAPNGGINGTI